The sequence AAATGGTATATTCATTTGCCATGAGTTTATCGCTTCTTGGTTGTAGTTTCTGATAAATTAGTGTTCTTCGCTACAGTTTATGCTATCGTTTGATTGATCTATGTGTTGTATCAGACTTGAAGTggtgaacatttttttttctagaatttcTTATCACTTTGTTCTCCTGTTGTTCTCAGAGTTACGCCTTTTCTGATCCTGGTCCTTGTTGTCCCCTATTGTTCACTGTCTTTATAAATATCGTCTAGTTATGTTTATCTGGTTCTTTTCACTAGAACCAGTCacaaattctgtttttttttttggttctataTTGTATAGGTATGTTCCTTTGGTTGTTTATTGTGTAGTTatgtttttcaaatattaatacACAAATACAGTATTGTGTCTTCTGTTCTTTAGCATTCTCTCAGTCTCCCAGATGATGTGGGATCAGTCACAAACACTGTTTTGTGTTTTACCTTGGCAGTTTTGTTGTATTGTTAATTCATTTCAGACGACTATTATCTTAGTTGCTGGTGATTTCTTACATGATATGAAACAAGTTATGTCCTCAAGTAATCCTTCTTGTATCCTCTAAAACGTCTTAAAATTGTAGTGTTTGCAGTTGCATAGAGTTTCTGCAAAACTATCTTCCATTAGTAAACAAGTATTCTTTTAAAGAGGGTTTCACTTTACATCACCAAAACTATAAAGATGTTTCATATACAATATACTAAGCTCCAACACTCTAAGGGAGACCACCCCACTGAACTTTGGATGGAGCACAACTCATTAAAGACCAACGGTTGCCTTTGTACTGCCTTCTCTGTGCTCTTGGTGCTCTACTTTTTGGTACAGAATGACTACGCATCTTCAAATGAGCACGCTCTTCTTGAGTCTCAGGTACTCCACAAGTTAGCTTCTTGTTGATCTACGTCCAAATTCCATGTATTTTAGTATCAATACTCAAATAGGATTCATCCTCTTTCTACATGACACAAACTGGTTCATGGTCTATATCCATTTTTCTAAGAAACTAACCTGAGAGGAAGGAACCGGGGCAAGTGGATCTGGTTCGTCACATTGTGATATCTGAGATGTTATGTGCTGAATAGGTTCATGATCTTCTCTTGCAAACTCTCTAAGCCTCTTCAGAGCCGGTAACAGTACTGAAGCAAGATCAGGTCTATCCTTTTTCCTCATCTCACAGCACTGCAAAGCCAATTTAGCCAGCTCCAGAGTCTCTTCTTCAGGCCAATCTGCTACTTTTGGATCCAAAACTTCACTTAGCTTGTTATTCTCAATCGCCGTCTCTACTCTATGACGTAACCCCATTGCTGGCATGGCTGTTATGATTTGAAGAAGCACCACACCAAAAGAGTACAAATCAGATTTAACTCCAAGCATTCCTGTTTGCTGATACTCAGGGTCTATGTAACAAAATGTACCTAAAAGGAAAACAAACATCAATACTCTGATCAGGACCGGATCTGAAAATTTAGGGGCCATAAACATTTCTTAAgaacttttataaaataaatttcttcatattttgaGAGCCTTTACGTCAAAAACCTACAAAATTTTTGGGGCCAAGACCAATTTTCATTGGGCTTAGCTCAAATCCGGCCACTGTGGTTCCATGTTAAGATATCTTAGATGGTATATAAGATTCTTACCGGCTGCAGCGGTTATATGATAGTCACTGACGCTATTTGCACCACATGGAGGTACTAGGCGAGCTAGACCAACATCACTTATCTTGCTAGTGAAGTGTCTGTCAAGGAGAATGTTTGCTGGCTTCAGATCACGATGAACTAATGGTTCAGGTTTTGCACTGTGAAGGAAAAGAAGTCCTGTACCAATCTCAGCAGCTATTCTGAACCTTGCTCTCCAAGAAAGTGGAGGTGTATTGTCTTTGCAGAAGAGACGATCCTCAAGTGTTCCATTTTCCATGTACTCATAAACAAGACAACCATAGTCAGGACATGCACCGAGGAGGATCACCATGTTAGGGTGTCTCATGCTACTCAGAACCTCAACCTCTTGTTGGAACTGTTTCAGGCCTTGTGTGATACCTGACTTCATGAGTTTTATGGCGACAAAAGTGTAGTCTAGGACAGCCTTGTAGACAGGTCCGTACCCTCCTTCTCCAATCTTTAGAGCATCTGAGAAACCATTGGTTGCTTCTTCAACATCTTCGGTACTGTAACGTCTGTAAGAGACATTATTGGTCATCTTTTGCTTCCCCAACTTGGCTTGCAGCTCAAGTAATCTTCTCTTTTGGCTCTCCATTTTGACTAACTGCTTTGCCATTTCAGCTGCTTGGATGTCTGAATGTCTTTCCATCTTCTCCTCAGACAATGCTCTAAGCATCTCTAATGCTTCCTCTGCTTCAAGATGTTGATTCTGAACATAAACCATGTTAATATAATAGTAAGAAACTGAAGGACAGAATGTCTACTTGAATGTAATGATACTGACCATGGATGTAGAAGAGATGGAGCTTCCTTTGGTAGTGGAACTTTGAGAGATGGTGTAAGAAGTCATAGTTGAGACCACACCATAACTGCTATTCTCAGTGTCTGACTGAGAAAACTCACTCAGAGATTGTGGTGGCGAGATGCGAGGTGAATAGGATTGAGAGGAATATGAATTGGAGTTGTTGTATTGAGCAGATAGAGATGATTGTCTGCCAAATTAAATGTAAATCAAAAAGGACATTACTCTCTTTCATTTAATTGttgttttatagtttaaaatttgttcaagtgtcattttatgttttcaatacatttatttgatagtttttccAATTTACCCATATTTTATCGATAATTAacataatcaaataaaacaatatattaattatgggtaaaacaaaaaaaaataatgattttctaTGAAAGAAATAagaactaaatataaaatgaaagggAGAGAGTATTTACTAAAATCTTTCAAACAAGAACCATGGTTTGATAATGGTTGGAAGAAAGTTGAGATGTTACCTCTCTGAATCACAGGAGCTCGTTGAATCATAATTATACAGCAAAGAAGAGAGATCTTGTTGTCTATGACGATGTTTCTGAGCCTGGCTTGCGGATTTGCTTTTTTTCAGCTTAGCTTTAGACACAACAAAGACTGCACAAGTCTCTGGAGCTGTTTTAAGTAACGTGGTGGGCACGTCTGGACTCTTAAACTTTCTGGTCACAGAGATGGACCAATAATGTTAGTAATCATACAAACCAAAGTCTAGTATGAGaatcaataaagaaaaaaagaaatatatacttGAAAAAGGATTTGTGAGCAGATGAGCCAACAACAATGTTTGAAATGGAATAGTTGGTGATGTAGTTGACAATAGCATTGGAGATGTCACTATCTCGAAGCACAACCTCCTTGGCTATAATCTGACAAGCCATTGTATGGTAAGTAATGAACCATAAAGTGATTTTCTGCAATAAGGAGATTGAGAAATGATTACTAACTCCTTTTCGAGCGCAGAATCCTCTGAAAGGAAGAAACAACTGTTGTTCCTCGTCTTGATTGTCATGTTGTAAACATGGTCTTATGTTTCCTTCTGCAAATTAAATCGAAACCTAATTAGAGTTCTGTTGACATTGTTGTTTTAATATGATTAGAGGTAGAGAGCAAGCTATGCCTTTAGGTTGAACGTGGAGAAGGACACAATGAGGAGAATCGACAAGAATGTTCTCAATAGCCCATTTCAAGGCGTGTTGGCTGTTCTTGTCTTTATCAATGGCGATGGCCGTGATTAAGCCATTGTCTATTCTTCTTGCAGACATGTTGTTAGACTTGCTTCCCAAGAAACGTGAATAGCCTGTTTCTTCATAAGCAAACCATAACACTTGTTAATATATCACTTACATCTTTAACCAAAAACGattgtgtttgttttctttcgttTGGCTCTGCAGCCTCTGAGAAGTAACAATGGACGATAACAGAAACAAACTTTTGTATTGTGAATGATGAAGCTTTGAGTGGTTTTGTATTTTTAGCTATTTTTGGAAGGTTTTTCTCAACGACTCTCAACAGTCTTCTGAACAAACAAACGAAAATGGAGAATTTTATATCACAATTCTTAAATTATCTTTAGAAAGTGGGAGTTGCTGGTGCATTCCAGCTTGTTACTATAATTAAGCATCGGTTCGAATCAAAAGGGAGGCCGATTATTTCATTAACTAATGCAACATACTATTCTGTGCTTTATAAGtcttatacaaaatatatggtGATAGATGATATATATATCGTTTCACAGTAAAATTGTATATTAAAAGTGTGATTATGTTATTATTTaccattcaaaatatttaacgaattttagtattttcatcgtttgtaaaaattaatttgCTATATCTGTATTTGCACGTGttataaataatacataaaagaaACAACACAGTGTTGTTTTTCTCCTTTTGGACAGATATCTGAAGCCATATGTGAACTCAGACCCGGAAGTGAAGTTCATGCCGAGGTCAAGAGAATAGTAGCAAGTGATGGTCTTTGGGACATAATGAGCAACCAAGAAGTCTGTGAAATAGCTAGGAAACTCGTAGTGTATATTTTTAGAAGCCCTAGTTGCATTTATCTATATATGACGAAGTAATGGTGTCATCAAAGGTGGACGTGCCGGAGTGGTTATCGGGCATGACTAGAAATCATGTGGGCTTTGCCCGCGCAGGTTCGAATCCTGCCGTTCacggtttttttggtttttttgccTGTTTTccatctttattattttttcataacttAATCATTCTACTATAGTCGGTCAAGGAAACGGTTATAATCCAAGGCCCAGGGCCATTTTTAGggtcaacaaaaaataaatcgtATTTGTGAATTAGTTTCGGTCATTTCCTACTGTTTAAGTAAACCTAATATATTACTTAAACAGCAGTCTAGGGTTTTCGTCTCTTCTGGTCTTCTCCATGAAATCTGGCGAAGCAGCTCCTGCTGTCGTGGTTAAGAGAGAGCCTGAAGATGGTGACTTGGAGACCAAAACAAATctgaagaagcagaagaaagacGTAGTTGACACAACGGAAGGATTGTTTGATCATCTAAAGCGGATGgaatcaaaatttgatttgttgGTGACAAAGTTGGATCTATTGATCTCAGTGGAAGGTAAGGGAGTTCATGCCAAGAAGTTTTTAAAGGCCAAGGCTGAGATCAGTTCATCCGAGGATGAATCATCTTCTTCTGATGATGAGGATTCTGTGGAGAAACCTGTTGCAAGTGCTAAGCCGGTTGCtaaattttcttcttcctccgaATCAGAAAATGATTCAGAAGATGAGAAGGAAACTCTGGCTACTAGTTCAGATTCATCAGATGATGAGGAAAGTGACCAAGGTGAAAAACCTGAGCAGAAAATGGAGGGCACTAGTGCTGATTCTACCGAGAAATCTGATGAAAAGGAGCGTGAAGATCGTTTCGGTTTTGCCCCTGGTCGTTTTAGGGGTGGTCCTTTAGGATTCCGTGGTCGCGGTAGAGGTCGTTGGCCTTTTGGAGGTCCTTTTGTAGGTGGTCGTTGTGGTGGTCTTGGGCACTGTAGCGGCTGTTAAGGTTTTGTTGTGCGAGTAATAAACCTCTTCTCtagctatttgttttttttaacttatgatTCAAATTCAATGCACCCTTTTTATTACTTCGGTTCCACAATTTAAGCAAGCAAGTATCATAGGGACATGACACATGCCCTAGAGACAAGAATTGTTCCGGAAGAAACACACTTCAAATCAAAGCATATTTCAAAAACTTTTAACACATCACTCAtatttaaaaagagaaaaacctCTTTTCTCTCTAGCTTCTCGTTTTCCGTGCAAACCCTAATCTCAGCTTCCCTGCTGCCTCCATGGCTGGAGAATCTTATCTCCGGCCACCACCACACCCACCATCCTCTCCTCCTCCACATGTTCCTGACCCAGCCTCATTCCCGCCTCTCTCCACCTCCCTTGGTTCCCATTCCTTTGCGCCCATCCCATTCTCAAGCCACCACTCGCCCTGGAATTTGCCTATGGTGAAATCTCCTGTTATTGGCCCCTCTGTTCTTGTATCTAGTTCCACCACTACTCCCTCGCTGGTAACAGCAGAAGGAGAAGCAACCACTACTCCTGTGTCAACTGAACAGGCAGTTACTACCAGTTCAAACTTAAGCAAAGACCTTCAGAGTTCAGCAGCACCAGCCATGAATGTCTCTGGTCCTCTGCTTACTTCCGACCCCATTCTTCAATCCCAACCCCTCCAAAACCCTACTGATGGTGCTCCTACTAGCCCTTCAGCCCCTTCTAAAACTTCAATTCCAACAGGCACCAACTCCACTAACTCAAAAGCCCCAAGGAGCCATACAGTTAAACCTCTCCCAAATAACTGGGCGAAGAGTCTCCAACAATCTACtgataaaactctaaaaaaggTTACTAACCCTAGTTTCTCTGCTGATGGCACGCCAAGGATAAAAATCCCAGACTCGGTTTTCCAAAAAGGAGCAGATCTGCATCAAGACTTCATCTTAGGAGTTTTCCTTGGAAAAACTCCAGCCTATGCTCAAATCCAGAGTGTTCTAACCCACATCTGGGGGCGTGGCTTGAAATTGGAGATTCACCTGCGACCAGAGTCAAGATCAATGTTAGTAAGGATACCTAACTCGACAATAAGGAAGAAAATTGTGGACCAGGAATTCTGGCATATAGGAAACGTACTTTTCTATGTTGCTCAATGGTCTGCTTCAGTCGCGACTCAGCCTCCCTCATTCACCTCAATCCCTCTTTGGGCTCATTTCAAGGGTATACCCTTTGATTTATATACCCAAGAAGGCCTCGGCAGAGTAGGAGACCTCATTGGTCACCCTCTTGAAGTAGACGACTTTACCATGAGGAGAGTGAACATTAATATTGCACATATTAAATGCAGAGTTGATTGCACCAAACCTTTGCCTCGTAGTGGAGAACTCGAAAGAGACAATGGCGAAGTTGTTACTGTTGATATTGATTACCCTTGGACCCCTCCCATCTGTCCCTGCTGCAATGAATTGGGTCATCTGGAGACTCATTGCCCTTCTAGTAAATGGAAACCTTCCAAACCTGCACCGGTAAAAGAAAGACCATTGAAGACTGTCCCAGCCagctcttcttctccttcaggGTGCAGCCACAGCGAGCCAATAGCTCCATCTAGTTCTCCTCCTCAAGAGGACTCTATGGCTTGGGAACCTTCAATCATTGCTCATGGTGCCCAGACGTCTCCAATTCTCTCTCTCGAGACTCCGGCTAACCCTCCCGCTTCTCGGGAATCCTCTCCTGAGGTCTCTGTAGTTGGACTTCTACAGCCTTCTGATTCTGTAGGAACCTCATCTACCCCCACTCCCTTTAGTTTctcctcctctcctccctctctGCCTTTTACTACCCCTCACTCTTCTTGTCTCCCTCCTGTCACTGATGATGGTATTTTGTTAACTCCCCCCTCCTCTCCTCCTCCATCGCCTTCCACTGTAGTGTTTGCGAAAAACTTTACTAAAGATACTCCCTTACTACCTGAAGCAATAACCCATCTCCTCGCC is a genomic window of Brassica napus cultivar Da-Ae chromosome A2, Da-Ae, whole genome shotgun sequence containing:
- the LOC125584209 gene encoding nucleolin 1-like, with the translated sequence MKSGEAAPAVVVKREPEDGDLETKTNLKKQKKDVVDTTEGLFDHLKRMESKFDLLVTKLDLLISVEGKGVHAKKFLKAKAEISSSEDESSSSDDEDSVEKPVASAKPVAKFSSSSESENDSEDEKETLATSSDSSDDEESDQGEKPEQKMEGTSADSTEKSDEKEREDRFGFAPGRFRGGPLGFRGRGRGRWPFGGPFVGGRCGGLGHCSGC
- the LOC125584211 gene encoding proline-rich protein 36-like — its product is MAGESYLRPPPHPPSSPPPHVPDPASFPPLSTSLGSHSFAPIPFSSHHSPWNLPMVKSPVIGPSVLVSSSTTTPSLVTAEGEATTTPVSTEQAVTTSSNLSKDLQSSAAPAMNVSGPLLTSDPILQSQPLQNPTDGAPTSPSAPSKTSIPTGTNSTNSKAPRSHTVKPLPNNWAKSLQQSTDKTLKKVTNPSFSADGTPRIKIPDSVFQKGADLHQDFILGVFLGKTPAYAQIQSVLTHIWGRGLKLEIHLRPESRSMLVRIPNSTIRKKIVDQEFWHIGNVLFYVAQWSASVATQPPSFTSIPLWAHFKGIPFDLYTQEGLGRVGDLIGHPLEVDDFTMRRVNINIAHIKCRVDCTKPLPRSGELERDNGEVVTVDIDYPWTPPICPCCNELGHLETHCPSSKWKPSKPAPVKERPLKTVPASSSSPSGCSHSEPIAPSSSPPQEDSMAWEPSIIAHGAQTSPILSLETPANPPASRESSPEVSVVGLLQPSDSVGTSSTPTPFSFSSSPPSLPFTTPHSSCLPPVTDDGILLTPPSSPPPSPSTVVFAKNFTKDTPLLPEAITHLLALPAVHHPRPINPKNFKKPLSPSHPPPSKYLLSINPFACLATPPAEPPSPSGPAPSSDPSFPSSSSSSSDFTTPAVGSFLSEGETQNL